Part of the Gordonia crocea genome is shown below.
TTCGCTGCCGCTCGGCGACGCCGAGGCGCTGCGCCGCGAACTCGACCAGAATCGGCCGAAATAAGCCCCCTCGAGGGAAATATGCCCTCGACCCCCCTGGATTCGGCCGATTGTGGCAGGGCCGACAATGCGGGCCGGCGAGCGCCGGTGCTATCGTGGTCGGCGTGACCACCACCGTGCGCGCATATTGGCGCTTTACCGAGGCTCCGGGTGAGCCTGCGGTGAAGCGGTAGTTTCGCGCGCACAATTCACATCCGGAGCCCGAGCAGCGACCACCTGGTTGCTGCTCTCTTGTTTTTCAGGGCTCCGCCGCGGGGCCCGTCGGGTACCAACGCGAGAGGCGAACACCAGTGACCACCACCCCAGACCTGAATGCGCAGACGTCGACGTCTGATCGGCGCATCCGGGCGTTCCGTCCGATCCCCACGCCGGACGCGCTGCGCAGCGAACTGCCGCTGACCGCACGCCGCGCGGTCGCCGTCTCGCGCGACCGCGAGGAGATCGCCGCCATCCTGGCCGGGCGCGACGAGCGGCTGCTCGTCGTCGTCGGGCCCTGCTCGATCCACGATCCGATCGCCGCGCTCGACTACGCGCGCCGGCTCGCCCCGCTGGCCGACGAATACGCCGACCGGCTCAAGATCGTCATGCGCGTGTACTTCGAGAAGCCGCGCACCACGGTCGGCTGGAAGGGCCTGATCAACGATCCGGGCATGGACGGCAGCTTCGACGTCGAGCGCGGCCTGCGGACCGCACGGTCGCTGCTGCTGGACATCATCGACCTGGGTCTGCCGGTCGGCTGCGAGTTCCTCGAGCCCAACAGCCCGCAGTACATCGCCGACGCGGTGGCCTGGGGTGCGATCGGCGCGCGGACCACCGAGTCGCAGGTCCACCGCCAGCTGGCGTCGGGTCTGTCGATGCCCATCGGGTTCAAGAACGGCACCGACGGCAACGTCCAGGTGGCCGTCGACGGGGTGAAGGCCGCGGCGGCCCAGCACGTCTTCTTCGGGCTCGACGACTTCGGCAACGGCGTGGTCGTGGAGACCGCGGGCAACGAGGACTGCCACATCATCCTGCGCGGCGGGACCCGGGGACCGAACTACGACGCCGGGTCGGTCGCCGAGGCGGTCTCGGTGCTCGACCGTGCCGGGCTGCCCAAGCGGGTGATGATCGACGCCTCGCACGCCAACTCCGGCAAGGACCACGAGCGCCAGGCCGTCGTCGCGGCCGAGATCGGCGACCTCGTCGCCGCGGGCGTGCCGGTCAGCGGCGTGATGCTGGAGAGCTTCCTCGTGGCCGGGGCCCAGTCGCCCGACGCCGAGGAGTTGGTCTACGGCCAGTCGGTGACCGACAAGTGCATGAGCTGGGAGGCCACCGACGAGGTGCTGCGCACCCTGGCCTCGGCCGCCAAGGGCTGAGTCCGGGGCGCGGCCGGGTCTGGCGAGGTCAGCGCACCGGTGACCGGTCGCGGACCCGGCCGATCAGCGCGTCGCCGACGAGGAAGGCGGCCAGCGGAATACCCAGCAGCGGCACGAACCACCCGACGGCCGCGGTGGTCGCGACCAGGGCGG
Proteins encoded:
- a CDS encoding 3-deoxy-7-phosphoheptulonate synthase → MTTTPDLNAQTSTSDRRIRAFRPIPTPDALRSELPLTARRAVAVSRDREEIAAILAGRDERLLVVVGPCSIHDPIAALDYARRLAPLADEYADRLKIVMRVYFEKPRTTVGWKGLINDPGMDGSFDVERGLRTARSLLLDIIDLGLPVGCEFLEPNSPQYIADAVAWGAIGARTTESQVHRQLASGLSMPIGFKNGTDGNVQVAVDGVKAAAAQHVFFGLDDFGNGVVVETAGNEDCHIILRGGTRGPNYDAGSVAEAVSVLDRAGLPKRVMIDASHANSGKDHERQAVVAAEIGDLVAAGVPVSGVMLESFLVAGAQSPDAEELVYGQSVTDKCMSWEATDEVLRTLASAAKG